One bacterium DNA segment encodes these proteins:
- the obgE gene encoding GTPase ObgE, giving the protein MLIDDVKVKVKAGNGGKGAVAFNKNLMSLGPAGGSGGRGGSIYFEGVSDLNALGQFRYAKDVVTEHGGTGMPQFRDGSNGDDLILKVPIGTVIREIGTDRAQEVLKIGQKILVAKGGIGGKGNFHFRSARNTTPTQYQEGRPGEHFTLRLELKFIADVGLIGLPNAGKSSLLNELTRAKSKVANYPFTTLEPNLGAYWELILADVPGLIEGASDGKGLGTKFLRHIERTKVLFHLLSAESSNVVRDYKTIKKELAAHNKMLAKKTEFLFLSKSDTIGAAEMKKKIALLKKIQKNVLPLSIYDWDSVEKVKKILNKIKSEK; this is encoded by the coding sequence ATGCTCATTGACGATGTCAAAGTTAAAGTGAAGGCCGGCAATGGCGGAAAGGGCGCTGTTGCGTTCAACAAAAATCTTATGAGCTTGGGTCCAGCCGGCGGGTCTGGTGGCAGAGGCGGCAGTATTTATTTTGAAGGCGTGTCGGACCTGAACGCATTGGGCCAATTCCGATACGCGAAAGATGTGGTAACGGAACATGGCGGCACCGGTATGCCGCAATTCCGCGATGGTTCCAACGGAGACGACCTGATATTGAAAGTTCCCATCGGAACGGTTATCCGAGAAATTGGAACGGACAGAGCCCAAGAGGTGTTGAAAATAGGGCAGAAGATACTCGTTGCCAAGGGAGGCATTGGCGGAAAGGGAAATTTTCATTTCCGTTCGGCACGCAACACCACGCCCACCCAGTACCAAGAAGGCCGGCCCGGCGAACATTTTACTCTGCGCCTGGAACTTAAGTTTATTGCCGATGTGGGATTGATCGGCCTGCCCAATGCCGGAAAATCAAGCCTGCTTAACGAACTTACGCGGGCAAAAAGCAAGGTTGCGAATTATCCGTTCACGACCCTGGAACCAAATCTGGGGGCCTACTGGGAGCTTATCTTGGCGGACGTTCCGGGGCTCATCGAAGGGGCGTCGGATGGGAAGGGTCTCGGCACAAAATTTCTGCGCCACATTGAGCGAACAAAGGTCCTTTTTCATCTGCTGTCGGCGGAATCTTCTAACGTAGTACGGGATTATAAAACAATAAAAAAAGAACTTGCCGCTCATAACAAAATGTTGGCAAAGAAAACCGAATTCCTCTTCCTCTCCAAAAGCGACACGATAGGCGCAGCAGAAATGAAAAAGAAAATAGCTTTGCTCAAAAAAATACAAAAAAACGTGTTACCGCTCTCTATTTATGATTGGGATAGCGTGGAAAAAGTAAAAAAGATACTTAACAAGATAAAGTCGGAAAAATAA
- a CDS encoding GIY-YIG nuclease family protein has translation MYSVYLIRCKDGSIYTGIATDVRRRFAEHKEGKGGRYTRSHGVKKILYAERCGSRSTALKKEARLKSLRRDKKLEFIHSKRTK, from the coding sequence ATGTATTCCGTCTATCTTATTCGATGCAAAGACGGCAGTATTTACACCGGTATCGCCACCGACGTCAGGCGGAGATTTGCCGAGCATAAAGAGGGCAAAGGGGGACGCTATACCAGGTCGCATGGGGTTAAAAAAATTTTATATGCCGAGCGTTGCGGTTCTCGAAGCACGGCGTTAAAAAAAGAAGCCCGGCTAAAAAGTTTAAGACGGGATAAGAAATTGGAATTCATCCATTCCAAGAGAACGAAATAG
- a CDS encoding pirin family protein — protein MRIIKAKNRHYTDLEWLRTYWLFSFDTYHDPENMNFGNLRVFNDDIVAAKTGFPPHPHANMEIVTVVLEGELAHEDNAGNKGIVRPGDVQHMSAGKGVVHSEFNHGKTSVHLYQIWLGPRKQQITPAYHQQTFLPSKEESGLLPVASGESLPGAIPITADATVYLGTLKKAGLATFNVRPSHGAFVYVTQGTLEIHGSELLPGDQARISEEGMLNIKAKEASRFILIEVDLTS, from the coding sequence ATGCGCATTATTAAAGCCAAGAATCGACATTATACCGACCTGGAGTGGCTCAGAACCTACTGGCTTTTTTCTTTTGATACGTACCATGACCCGGAGAACATGAACTTCGGGAACCTGCGCGTGTTCAATGATGACATTGTCGCAGCAAAAACGGGTTTCCCGCCGCATCCGCACGCAAACATGGAGATAGTGACCGTCGTTCTTGAAGGAGAGCTCGCGCACGAGGATAATGCCGGGAACAAAGGGATTGTGCGTCCGGGTGATGTTCAGCACATGTCGGCAGGCAAAGGGGTTGTCCATTCGGAATTCAACCATGGGAAAACCTCGGTGCATCTGTATCAGATATGGCTCGGACCAAGAAAACAGCAAATTACTCCCGCATATCATCAGCAAACGTTCTTACCGAGTAAAGAAGAGAGTGGGCTTCTGCCGGTGGCCTCGGGCGAGAGTCTTCCCGGCGCAATTCCCATTACAGCCGATGCAACCGTGTATCTTGGAACACTTAAGAAAGCCGGCTTGGCTACCTTCAATGTCCGGCCTTCGCACGGCGCCTTCGTGTATGTTACACAAGGGACACTTGAGATCCATGGAAGCGAACTCTTACCGGGTGACCAGGCAAGAATATCCGAGGAAGGCATGCTGAACATCAAAGCAAAAG